One stretch of Prunus persica cultivar Lovell chromosome G1, Prunus_persica_NCBIv2, whole genome shotgun sequence DNA includes these proteins:
- the LOC18788606 gene encoding probable serine/threonine-protein kinase At1g54610 isoform X2 produces MGCICSKGASEQEKVEDTDTVEHPLKDYSVQLVAPTPSLRDDFVAEVSGLGGGGGGGADGSVRLLSNTASRANRRSNAANDEDPNKTQVISKPGNSNHQRWATMDMEASEKQTVMSRIVSMPHGAEGEQTAAGWPSWLTSVAGDAIKGWVPRRADSFEKLDKIGQGTYSSVYKARDLETGKIVALKKVRFVNMDPESVRFMAREIHILRRLDHPNVMKLEGLVTSRVSCSLYLVFEYMEHDLSGLAATRGNKFTEAQIKCYMQQLLLGLEHCHSRGVLHRDIKGSNLLLDNDGVLKIGDFGLATFYEPGQKEPLTSRVVTLWFRAPELLLGATAYGDAIDLWSTGCILAEMYAGKPIMPGRTEVEQMHKIFKLCGSPSEDFWKKTKLPHATSFKPQQPYKRRIADTFKELPSSSLALIDRLLSIEPEKRGSAASALSSEFFTTQPLPCNPSNLPKYPPSKEFDAKLRDEEKRRKVDAFKGRGTESVRRSSRDTKAVPTPEFNAQGDASLQGQRNLKTTGHKYMPQRDSVSGFAMEPSGGARQNGYSHCSSMIHPSTVESSLNKTVSTLNKSELSTQKSHKPQAGADFFISSNKKDERVYIRDSRMGYVPKNRIHYSGPLVPPGGNIEDMLKEHERQIQQAVRKARAR; encoded by the exons ATGGGCTGCATTTGTTCAAAAGGAGCCTCAGAACAGGAAAAGGTGGAGGATACTGACACGGTAGAACACCCTTTGAAGGATTATTCGGTTCAATTGGTTGCTCCTACCCCATCATTGAGAGATGACTTTGTAGCCGAAGTAAGTGGtcttggtggtggtggtggtggtggtgctgATGGGTCAGTGCGCTTGTTATCAAACACGGCCTCAAGAGCCAATAGGAGAAGCAATGCTGCTAATGATGAAGATCCTAATAAGACCCAAGTCATCTCAAAACCTGGGAATTCTAATCATCAAAGATGGGCAACAATGGATATGGAAGCAAGTGAAAAGCAAACGGTGATGTCTAGGATAGTGAGCATGCCACATGGTGCAGAAGGAGAACAAACTGCTGCTGGATGGCCATCATGGCTAACTTCGGTTGCAGGAGATGCTATCAAAGGGTGGGTGCCTCGACGGGCAGACTCGTTTGAGAAGTTAGACAAA ATTGGACAAGGAACTTATAGCAGTGTATACAAGGCTCGTGACCTGGAAACTGGTAAAATTGTTGCACTGAAGAAAGTACGATTTGTAAATATGGACCCAGAAAGTGTTCGCTTTATGGCTAGAGAAATCCATATTTTACGAAGACTTGATCATCCAAATGTTATGAAACTCGAAGGGCTAGTCACTTCAAGAGTGTCATGCAGTTTATATCTTGTCTTCGAGTATATGGAGCATGACCTTTCTGGTCTTGCAGCAACACGCGGCAACAAGTTTACAGAAGCTCAG ATTAAATGTTATATGCAACAATTGCTTCTTGGACTTGAACACTGTCATAGTCGAGGTGTCCTGCACCGAGATATCAAGGGTTCAAATCTTCTGCTTGACAATGACGGAGTCCTTAAGATTGGTGACTTTGGTCTGGCGACCTTTTATGAGCCTGGTCAAAAGGAGCCATTAACTAGTCGTGTTGTAACTCTCTGGTTTAGGGCACCTGAGCTTTTGCTTGGTGCCACTGCGTATGGAGATGCTATAGACCTGTGGAGCACTGGCTGTATCCTTGCAGAAATGTATGCTGGAAAGCCTATCATGCCTGGTAGAACAGAG gTGGAACAaatgcataagatttttaaGCTTTGTGGTTCACCGTCTGAGGACTTctggaagaaaacaaaattaccaCATGCAACTAGTTTCAAACCTCAACAACCTTACAAGCGTCGTATTGCTGACACTTTCAAAGAGTTACCTTCTTCATCTTTGGCTCTTATTGATAGACTCCTTTCAATAGAACCAGAGAAGCGGGGATCAGCTGCTTCGGCACTTAGCAGTGAG TTCTTCACTACGCAGCCACTACCTTGTAATCCATCAAATCTACCAAAATATCCTCCAAGCAAGGAGTTTGATGCCAAGCTTCGGGATGAGGAAAAAAG GCGAAAAGTAGATGCTTTTAAAGGACGTGGTACTGAATCTGTTAGAAGAAGTTCAAGAGATACCAAGGCAGTGCCAACGCCAGAGTTTAATGCTCAGGGAGATGCATCTTTGCAG GGACAGAGAAACCTGAAAACCACAGGTCACAAGTACATGCCCCAacgagacagtgtctctggcTTTGCAATGGAACCGTCCGGAGGAGCTAGGCAGAATGGATACTCGCATTGTAGTTCAATGATACACCCTAGTACAGTAGAATCATCATTGAATAAGACAGTTTCTACACTAAATAAGTCAGAGCTAAGCACACAGAAATCTCACAAGCCTCAAGCTGGAGCagacttttttatttcttccaaTAAGAAGGATGAAAGAGTGTATATCAGAGATTCCAGAATG GGCTATGTACCCAAAAACAGAATCCATTACTCTGGACCATTGGTGCCCCCAGGAGGAAACATTGAAGACATGCTCAAAGAGCATGAAAGGCAAATCCAACAGGCTGTACGTAAAGCACGGGCGCGTTGA
- the LOC18788606 gene encoding probable serine/threonine-protein kinase At1g09600 isoform X1, with protein MGCICSKGASEQEKVEDTDTVEHPLKDYSVQLVAPTPSLRDDFVAEVSGLGGGGGGGADGSVRLLSNTASRANRRSNAANDEDPNKTQVISKPGNSNHQRWATMDMEASEKQTVMSRIVSMPHGAEGEQTAAGWPSWLTSVAGDAIKGWVPRRADSFEKLDKIGQGTYSSVYKARDLETGKIVALKKVRFVNMDPESVRFMAREIHILRRLDHPNVMKLEGLVTSRVSCSLYLVFEYMEHDLSGLAATRGNKFTEAQIKCYMQQLLLGLEHCHSRGVLHRDIKGSNLLLDNDGVLKIGDFGLATFYEPGQKEPLTSRVVTLWFRAPELLLGATAYGDAIDLWSTGCILAEMYAGKPIMPGRTEVEQMHKIFKLCGSPSEDFWKKTKLPHATSFKPQQPYKRRIADTFKELPSSSLALIDRLLSIEPEKRGSAASALSSEFFTTQPLPCNPSNLPKYPPSKEFDAKLRDEEKRRKVDAFKGRGTESVRRSSRDTKAVPTPEFNAQGDASLQQGQRNLKTTGHKYMPQRDSVSGFAMEPSGGARQNGYSHCSSMIHPSTVESSLNKTVSTLNKSELSTQKSHKPQAGADFFISSNKKDERVYIRDSRMGYVPKNRIHYSGPLVPPGGNIEDMLKEHERQIQQAVRKARAR; from the exons ATGGGCTGCATTTGTTCAAAAGGAGCCTCAGAACAGGAAAAGGTGGAGGATACTGACACGGTAGAACACCCTTTGAAGGATTATTCGGTTCAATTGGTTGCTCCTACCCCATCATTGAGAGATGACTTTGTAGCCGAAGTAAGTGGtcttggtggtggtggtggtggtggtgctgATGGGTCAGTGCGCTTGTTATCAAACACGGCCTCAAGAGCCAATAGGAGAAGCAATGCTGCTAATGATGAAGATCCTAATAAGACCCAAGTCATCTCAAAACCTGGGAATTCTAATCATCAAAGATGGGCAACAATGGATATGGAAGCAAGTGAAAAGCAAACGGTGATGTCTAGGATAGTGAGCATGCCACATGGTGCAGAAGGAGAACAAACTGCTGCTGGATGGCCATCATGGCTAACTTCGGTTGCAGGAGATGCTATCAAAGGGTGGGTGCCTCGACGGGCAGACTCGTTTGAGAAGTTAGACAAA ATTGGACAAGGAACTTATAGCAGTGTATACAAGGCTCGTGACCTGGAAACTGGTAAAATTGTTGCACTGAAGAAAGTACGATTTGTAAATATGGACCCAGAAAGTGTTCGCTTTATGGCTAGAGAAATCCATATTTTACGAAGACTTGATCATCCAAATGTTATGAAACTCGAAGGGCTAGTCACTTCAAGAGTGTCATGCAGTTTATATCTTGTCTTCGAGTATATGGAGCATGACCTTTCTGGTCTTGCAGCAACACGCGGCAACAAGTTTACAGAAGCTCAG ATTAAATGTTATATGCAACAATTGCTTCTTGGACTTGAACACTGTCATAGTCGAGGTGTCCTGCACCGAGATATCAAGGGTTCAAATCTTCTGCTTGACAATGACGGAGTCCTTAAGATTGGTGACTTTGGTCTGGCGACCTTTTATGAGCCTGGTCAAAAGGAGCCATTAACTAGTCGTGTTGTAACTCTCTGGTTTAGGGCACCTGAGCTTTTGCTTGGTGCCACTGCGTATGGAGATGCTATAGACCTGTGGAGCACTGGCTGTATCCTTGCAGAAATGTATGCTGGAAAGCCTATCATGCCTGGTAGAACAGAG gTGGAACAaatgcataagatttttaaGCTTTGTGGTTCACCGTCTGAGGACTTctggaagaaaacaaaattaccaCATGCAACTAGTTTCAAACCTCAACAACCTTACAAGCGTCGTATTGCTGACACTTTCAAAGAGTTACCTTCTTCATCTTTGGCTCTTATTGATAGACTCCTTTCAATAGAACCAGAGAAGCGGGGATCAGCTGCTTCGGCACTTAGCAGTGAG TTCTTCACTACGCAGCCACTACCTTGTAATCCATCAAATCTACCAAAATATCCTCCAAGCAAGGAGTTTGATGCCAAGCTTCGGGATGAGGAAAAAAG GCGAAAAGTAGATGCTTTTAAAGGACGTGGTACTGAATCTGTTAGAAGAAGTTCAAGAGATACCAAGGCAGTGCCAACGCCAGAGTTTAATGCTCAGGGAGATGCATCTTTGCAG CAGGGACAGAGAAACCTGAAAACCACAGGTCACAAGTACATGCCCCAacgagacagtgtctctggcTTTGCAATGGAACCGTCCGGAGGAGCTAGGCAGAATGGATACTCGCATTGTAGTTCAATGATACACCCTAGTACAGTAGAATCATCATTGAATAAGACAGTTTCTACACTAAATAAGTCAGAGCTAAGCACACAGAAATCTCACAAGCCTCAAGCTGGAGCagacttttttatttcttccaaTAAGAAGGATGAAAGAGTGTATATCAGAGATTCCAGAATG GGCTATGTACCCAAAAACAGAATCCATTACTCTGGACCATTGGTGCCCCCAGGAGGAAACATTGAAGACATGCTCAAAGAGCATGAAAGGCAAATCCAACAGGCTGTACGTAAAGCACGGGCGCGTTGA